The following DNA comes from Candidatus Leptovillus gracilis.
CCGCGCCAGGTGGCGTCGTTGTCGTCTTGCTCCTGGATGAAGCGGATGATGAAAGAGGTAACGGCCGTTTCAGACATCACTTTTCCCTTTGCTGTGCTGCAGCAGGGGAACTGTAACACAGGCCGGTTACACAAAAGTTACAAATGGGCAGGTTAGCGGTTGGGCAGATTGGCTAAATAGGGGATTTTTCTACTGGCGAAGGCAAATAGTACTCAGGCAAACTCGATCCTCAGATGCTGGCCCACTGCCCTTGCAAAACGTACTCCACAAAACTGTCTCCCCAACAAAAAGGTCTGCAACCCCATCAGGCAGCAGACCTTTCATTCATATCGTCATTGCGGCCAACCCATCAACCCAGGTGGGCATGAAAAGCGGCGTTAAACTCCGCTGGTTTCTCCAGAAATGGCGAATGGCCGGCGTCGGCAATCACCACTTCCTGGTACGCGCCGCCATTGGCCTGATACGCCTCCAGCACCGCCCGCGTTTGCGCCACCATCGGCTGCGGCGGGCATTCCTCCACGCCGGGATAGCCGGGCACCGCGCCCATCGCCCCCAACGCTGCCAAGTCGAACAGCGCCATGTCGCTTACAATCAAGTCATCGGCGCCGCGAATCCAGAGGATAAGCGGTTTTGGCTCGATGGTTGCCAGGGCGCTGGCGTTGAAATATTTGCGATTGAAGGCCGGCAGCACGCCGCGGTCGCCGGGGGCGGCCCCGGGCCAGTTGGTGGAGGGAACCGACGTGCCCGGATACCAGTCATCGCCGATGCGCGTGGTGAGCATGGAGCTGATCAGCGCGTCCTCCCGTTCGGAGATGAAGGGCGGTTTGACGTAGAACTGACGGAAGACGTTGCGCGGCGACATGGGGTTTTCTAGCCCGTACTCGCCGGCGGCCAACAGCTGCAC
Coding sequences within:
- a CDS encoding alpha/beta hydrolase; this translates as MPTVPTLPGITSQMVPTGRLIVHTLFSGPEDGTPVLFIHGNVSSATYWEETMLALPAGYRGIAPDMRGYGDTETLPINATLGFGDMVADIHALVQALGLTRCHIVGHSMGGGITMKYAIAHAADLLSITLADPMSPYGYGGSKGEDGALTYDDGAPTGINPEFVQLLAAGEYGLENPMSPRNVFRQFYVKPPFISEREDALISSMLTTRIGDDWYPGTSVPSTNWPGAAPGDRGVLPAFNRKYFNASALATIEPKPLILWIRGADDLIVSDMALFDLAALGAMGAVPGYPGVEECPPQPMVAQTRAVLEAYQANGGAYQEVVIADAGHSPFLEKPAEFNAAFHAHLG